From a single Plasmodium gaboni strain SY75 chromosome Unknown, whole genome shotgun sequence genomic region:
- a CDS encoding exported protein (hyp6): NDILNRTLSDSFNLPDKTKLRTSNNNKTLHKNKTDVKTVKTKIYNNKYSNDKNKINEVEIIEYDEPKKKETLEDLLEEYDEEMKEINQKNEKPFYKRALFLLDVFDNIFIDKLIDMNIQKKDSSFLDHAVVNSTVIGTNSSYIGLPMLVYLIRSFEFLNRYE; encoded by the coding sequence attaaatagAACCTTATCAGattcatttaatttaccagacaaaacaaaattacgaacttcaaataataataaaactttgcataaaaataaaacagATGTAAAAACTGTAAAGAccaaaatatataataacaaatattcaaatgataaaaataaaataaatgaagTAGAAATAATAGAATATGATgaaccaaaaaaaaaagaaacattAGAAGATCTATTGGAAGAGTATGATGAAGAAATGAAAGAAATAAACCAAAAGAACGAAAAGccattttataaaagagCCTTATTCTTATTAGATGTTTTCGATAACATATTTATAGACAAATTAATAGATAtgaatatacaaaaaaagGATTCATCATTTTTAGATCATGCAGTTGTTAACTCAACAGTTATTGGTACTAATTCTTCATATATTGGATTACCTATGTTAGTTTATCTTATTAGAAGTTTTGAATTTCTGAATagatatgaataa